One Rosa chinensis cultivar Old Blush chromosome 5, RchiOBHm-V2, whole genome shotgun sequence genomic region harbors:
- the LOC112202351 gene encoding uncharacterized protein LOC112202351, producing the protein MPTVWFSLKKSLHCKSEPSDVHDPKSRKQLTTILTRKPGGGRSGCSRSIANLKDVIHGSKRHMERPPSNCSPRSIGSSEFLNPITHEVILSNSRCELKITSFDIGNGHSNNGGGNSSNGGSTFADTLKPGTPGPGGHPTMHYFNPSFRTSATTPPRKSPFRVSAETEGSGNFKGSSGFNSASGIGLRQSNRISFDGSTSITCHKCGEQFTKWEAAEAHHLSKHAVTELMEGDSSRKIVEIICRTSWLKSENNCGRIERVLKVHNMQRTLARFEEYREMVKIKASKLPKKHPRCIADGNELLRFYGTTVACSLGLNSSSSLCVSEKCCVCRIIRNGFCAKKELKEGVGVFTTSTSARAYECIEILEEDPCIRKALIVCRVIAGRVHKPLENIKEIAGQTGFDSLAGKMGLYSNIEELYLLNPRALLPCFVVICKP; encoded by the exons ATGCCAACAGTGTGGTTCTCTCTGAAGAAGTCTCTCCACTGCAAGTCAGAGCCCTCAGATGTTCATGACCCAAAGTCAAGGAAGCAGTTGACCACAATCCTGACCAGAAAGCCAGGAGGGGGGAGGTCAGGTTGTTCAAGGTCCATAGCAAATCTCAAGGATGTGATTCATGGAAGCAAGAGACATATGGAGAGGCCCCCAAGTAACTGTAGCCCAAGATCCATAGGGAGCAGTGAGTTCCTCAATCCAATAACCCATGAAGTCATTTTGAGCAACTCAAGGTGTGAGCTCAAAATCACTAGCTTTGATATTGGCAATGGCCACAGCAACAATGGAGGTGGGAATAGCAGTAATGGTGGTTCAACATTTGCGGATACCCTAAAGCCAGGCACACCTGGGCCTGGAGGCCACCCCACAATGCACTATTTCAACCCTTCTTTTAGGACCTCAGCCACTACTCCTCCAAGGAAGAGCCCTTTTCGGGTTTCTGCAGAAACAGAAGGCTCTGGAAATTTTAAGGGTTCTTCAGGTTTCAATTCAGCTAGTGGGATTGGACTTCGCCAAAGCAATAGGATATCTTTTGATGGTTCTACCTCAATTACTTGTCACAAATGTGGTGAGCAGTTTACAAAATGGGAAGCTGCTGAAGCACACCATCTCTCTAAACATGCTG TTACTGAACTTATGGAAGGTGACTCGTCTAGAAAAATCGTTGAGATAATATGCCGGACAAGCTGGTTGAAATCCGAGAACAATTGTGGAAGGATTGAGAGAGTGTTGAAAGTGCACAACATGCAAAGAACTCTTGCTCGATTCGAAGAATATCGAGAGATGGTGAAGATCAAAGCCAGCAAACTCCCTAAGAAACACCCAAGGTGCATTGCTGATGGGAATGAACTTTTGAGGTTTTATGGGACTACAGTGGCCTGCTCTCTTGGCCTAAATAGTTCCTCAAGTCTTTGTGTATCAGAAAAATGCTGTGTTTGTAGGATTATAAGAAATGGGTTCTGTGCAAAGAAGGAGCTCAAGGAAGGTGTAGGTGTTTTCACAACTTCCACAAGCGCAAGAGCCTATGAATGCATTGAAATATTGGAAGAGGATCCATGTATTAGGAAAGCTTTGATAGTCTGCAGAGTAATTGCTGGGAGGGTTCATAAGCCTTTGGAGAACATAAAAGAAATTGCTGGACAAACTGGTTTTGATTCTTTGGCTGGAAAAATGGGTCTTTACTCAAATATTGAAGAGCTTTATCTGCTCAATCCTAGAGCTCTCCTTCCTTGCTTTGTTGTAATCTGCAAACCCTGA